The Eleutherodactylus coqui strain aEleCoq1 chromosome 6, aEleCoq1.hap1, whole genome shotgun sequence genome window below encodes:
- the CPTP gene encoding ceramide-1-phosphate transfer protein yields MSTTEEKFSLGEVLVSFKSCLIDDDKDVLVEHYLNGWKGLVRFMNGLGTIFSFVSKDAVSKIQIMENYLKGENGERYRTLQSMVEYEVGSSLVDLTKRGNHPESGCRTILRLHRALRWLQLFLEKLRTSTEDSKTSTLCAEAYNDSLANYHPWLIRKTANVAFLALPVRNTFFEVMNVGTTQQVVDMLGEAMPYVSKVYDVTQELYSQHNLLELP; encoded by the exons ATGTCCACCACAGAAGAGAAGTTCTCTCTCGGGGAGGTCCTGGTCAGCTTCAAATCCTGCTTGATAGACGATGACAAGGATGTTCTTGTAGAACATTACTTAAATGGATGGAAGGGGCTGGTCAG gtTTATGAACGGCCTTGGGACCATCTTTTCCTTTGTGTCAAAGGACGCTGTAAGCAAAATTCAGATCATGGAAAATTATCTAAAAGGGGAAAACGGAGAGCGGTATCGGACCCTCCAGTCCATGGTGGAGTATGAGGTTGGCTCTAGTCTGGTGGATCTGACAAAGCGAGGTAATCATCCGGAGTCTGGGTGCCGTACCATACTACGACTGCACCGAGCCTTGCGTTGGCTTCAACTCTTCCTGGAGAAGCTAAGAACAAGTACTGAGGACAGTAAGACCTCCACCTTATGTGCTGAGGCCTACAATGACTCTCTGGCCAACTACCACCCTTGGCTTATACGGAAAACCGCAAATGTAGCCTTCCTCGCTCTTCCTGTACGCAACACGTTCTTTGAAGTGATGAACGTTGGGACGACCCAACAGGTTGTGGACATGCTTGGAGAAGCCATGCCATATGTATCCAAAGTCTACGATGTTACCCAAGAACTGTATTCCCAACATAACCTTCTAGAGTTACCATGA